From Arctopsyche grandis isolate Sample6627 chromosome 12, ASM5162203v2, whole genome shotgun sequence, one genomic window encodes:
- the Rtca gene encoding RNA 3'-terminal phosphate cyclase, with product MSCSNPQLIEIDGSVLEGGGQILRMSVTLSALCGIAIKILKIRAGRSKPGLAAQHLKGLQLVRDMSGGRLRGAEIGSTEVEFVPGNIKGGEYYADTQTAGSISLLLQVALPCALFADSKVVLQLKGGTNAEMAPQIDFTTEVFRPNMEKFGGASFDLDLHKRGYFPRGGGHVTVDVEPIKSLKGVNMTVAGKPKCIHGWSYVAGTLHVQMSSQTADGAKQTFRDSLRGVNVNIESYKETTDIAAHNASGIVLVCETTEGCIIGGAGLGKRGIKAQAVGSSAAKDIVDAVSVGACVDSYTQDQLIILMALAEGVSSIRVGEITMHTKTAIYITEKLTKVKFIITEEQSTNIISCTGLGLINKNVK from the exons ATGTCGTGTTCTAATCCACAGTTGATTGAAATTGATGGCAGCGTTTTAGAAGGC GGCGGTCAAATACTGCGTATGTCAGTCACTTTGAGTGCACTGTGTGGAATTGCAATAAAAATACTCAAAATTAGAGCTGGAAGAAGCAAACCGGGACTGGCCGCCCAACACTTGAAAg GACTGCAACTAGTACGTGACATGTCTGGAGGACGCTTAAGAGGTGCTGAAATTGGCTCAACCGAAGTCGAATTTGTACCCGGGAATATAAAAGGCGGGGAGTATTATGCAGACACCCAAACGGCAGG ATCTATAAGCCTTCTATTGCAAGTCGCATTACCTTGCGCTCTATTCGCCGATAGTAAAGTCGTACTGCAACTCAAAGGTGGGACGAATGCCGAGATGGCTCCGCAGATAGACTTCACCACTGAAGTTTTCAGACCGAACATGGAAAAATTCGGCGGTGCTTCTTTCGACCTCGATTTGCACAAGCGTGGATACTTCCCAAGAGGTGGAGGACATGTTACAGTCGACGTTGAACCGATAAAGTCATTGAAAGGTGTTAATATGACCGTCGCTGGAAAGCCCAAGTGTATTCATGGATGGAGCTACGTCGCTGGAACTCTTCACGTACag ATGTCTTCTCAAACTGCTGATGGAGCGAAGCAAACATTTAGAGACTCACTACGTGGTGTGAACGTCAATATTGAATCTTATAAAGAAACTACTGACATTGCGGCTCATAATGCCAGTGGAATAGT ATTGGTCTGTGAAACGACTGAAGGTTGTATCATCGGTGGAGCAGGTCTCGGAAAGAGGGGCATTAAAGCTCAAGCCGTTGGTTCTTCGGCCGCTAAAGATATAGTCGATGCCGTATCGGTCGGCGCTTGTGTCGATTCTTACACACAA GATCAATTGATTATATTAATGGCTCTCGCCGAAGGTGTGTCTTCAATCAGAGTTGGTGAAATTACCATGCATACAAAGACGGCTATTTATATCACAGAAAAGCTTACAAag gtaaaatttataatcacCGAAGAGCagagtacaaatattatatcttGTACCGGACTTGGACTTATCAATaagaatgtaaaataa
- the LOC143919992 gene encoding ras-related protein M-Ras-like: protein MTRPGPPNDNLPKVKLVVVGDGGVGKSAITIQFFQKLFVTDYDPTIEDSYIQHTEVDGQWCVLDVLDTAGQEEFSAMREQYMRKGDGFLLVYSVTDKQSYENIGNFHTQILRVKDRDVYPMLLVANKVDLVHLRKVSEEAGRELAHKLAIPYIETSAKDPPLNVDAAFHEVVRIIRNQPPAELEKNRRRRRLSSKCVLF, encoded by the exons ATGACGCGACCGGGCCCGCCCAACGACAATCTCCCCAAAGTCAAGCTGGTAGTAGTCGGCGACGGGGGCGTCGGAAAGAGTGCCATAACGATACAGTTCTTCCAGAAGCTGTTCGTGACCGACTACGATCCGACAATCGAAGACAGCTACATACAACATACAGAAGTCGACGGGCAGTGGTGTGTGCTAGATG TTCTGGACACTGCCGGACAGGAAGAATTTAGCGCCATGCGGGAACAGTATATGAGAAAAGGAGACGGATTTCTCTTGGTGTACTCGGTCACCGACAAACAGAGCTATGAAAACATCGGCAACTTTCACACGCAAATATTACGAGTCAAAGACAG GGACGTATATCCAATGTTGTTGGTAGCTAATAAAGTGGATTTAGTGCATTTGAGAAAGGTTTCCGAGGAAGCCGGTCGCGAATTGGCTCACAAGCTTGCTATTCCTTATATTGAAACGAGTGCCAAAGATCCTCCTCTGAACGTCGACGCAGCATTTCACGAg GTCGTTAGAATTATAAGGAATCAGCCGCCGGCTGAGTTGGAGAAGAATCGTCGCAGGCGTCGACTATCATCAAAGTGCGTTTTATTTTGA
- the Wdr24 gene encoding WD repeat domain 24 yields MSCKTIFVPQEGPANALALNKDFTQVVIAGRNVFKVFSIDNDEFNEVCNLRVGKNLNLNFSSIDVAWSTIEENTLATAATNGAVVVWNLGRSGRSKQEHVFFDHKRTVNKVSFHLTEPAWLISGSQDGMMKCFDLRMKEVARTFFSNTESVRDVQFSPHAQHTFAAVSENGNVQLWDIRKAEKCFHQFTAHSGPVFACDWHPESPWLATASRDKTIKVWDVHGKPSLEYTIHTIASVGHVKWRPQRKYHIASCALVLDSNVNVWDVRRPYIPFATFSEHKDVTTAVAWKGDPDIFLSTSRDCTLYRHMFKDATHPAMSANPQGISLSVKGEIVYACKQNVPTAGEKYQSFISRRQTVLQADTFHVASSVIRRWAGPPRHAFIECARGYLLSGQPLSALCDHNARVARDAGKFQIGLVWSIIKTLYASKASSPSQDPNTSNNQINQNRSDDQSNAGLSNAGSGTNLVNFSSRTIGTLGGSESGSGEGTTLLNADQRSVRSELQSTAHSNIVDDDSEGEDGGSEHQFHNSGVLGFPTHNIHIPKGNLNEKITEIDGKRHWLTARHAHYFDASAQDWTLQGEAFTPRAALTNPPHMQDVQSTNSSSFVDPEHSLDCPDGPSGITFVASVSNDINGQNLHGVKNDSSANLSSHHGDYSTSPQSANITTVEDQPSSILTVTSLPVMPLWDPTITVVDTLRVHAEMGDVQTSVSVLLVLGDLRNSLSAYLDEVTQEHWLVGYLDLLARHKLWDVCTLVIQGAWISNIAQLNQQSTIIHTSCGSCGKQLARVGWLCDKCNSSEPGLCSVCHQVVKGLYAWCQGCSHGGHLEHMRSWMAEHKQCPAGCGHLCEYS; encoded by the exons ATGTCGTGTAAAACTATATTCGTGCCCCAAGAAGGTCCAGCCAACGCCTTGGCTCTGAACAAAGACTTCACGCAAGTCGTAATCGCCGGAAGAAATG tGTTCAAAGTATTCTCTATAGACAACGATGAATTCAATGAAGTATGCAACCTCCGAGTTGGAAAGAATCTCAATTTAAACTTTTCATCTATAGACGTAGCATGGAGTACCATCGAAG AAAATACCTTGGCAACAGCGGCTACTAACGGAGCCGTTGTTGTATGGAATCTCGGCAGATCCGGTAGATCTAAACAGGAACATGTCTTTTTCGATCATAAAAGAACTGTAAACAAA GTTAGTTTTCATTTAACGGAACCAGCATGGCTTATATCCGGCTCACAGGACGGAATGATGAAATGTTTCGACTTGCGGATGAAAGAAGTCGCTCGTACTTTTTTCAG caaTACAGAGTCGGTGCGAGATGTTCAGTTCAGTCCGCACGCTCAGCATACGTTCGCCGCCGTATCGGAGAACGGAAACGTTCAACTTTGGGACATCAGAAAGGCGGAAAAGTGCTTCCATCAATTCACAGCTCACTCAGGTCCAGTTTTTGCCTGTGACTGGCATCCGGAATCGCCTTGGCTTGCTACGGCCTCGCGAGACAAAACAATTAAA GTCTGGGACGTCCACGGCAAGCCGTCTCTGGAGTACACCATTCACACCATTGCTTCGGTGGGACACGTCAAGTGGAGGCCGCAGAGAAA GTACCATATAGCAAGTTGTGCTCTAGTGCTAGATTCAAATGTCAACGTTTGGGATGTTAGAAGACCCTACATTCCCTTTGCGACCTTCAGCGAGCACAAAGATGTGACCACAGCCGTCGCTTGGAAAGGCGATCCTGATATATTCCTATCAACGAGCCGG GATTGTACACTCTACCGTCACATGTTCAAAGACGCCACGCATCCAGCAATGTCTGCGAATCCTCAAGGAATCTCATTGAGCGTGAAGGGCGAAATAGTCTACGCGTGCAAACAAAATGTTCCCACGGCCGGGGAGAAATATCAAAGTTTCATATC tcGACGGCAGACCGTACTCCAAGCTGATACTTTCCACGTAGCGTCATCGGTGATCCGCCGATGGGCTGGACCTCCTCGGCACGCGTTCATCGAATGCGCCCGAGGATATTTACTATCTGGTCAACCGCTATCCGCTCTCTGCGACCACAATGCTCGAGTGGCACGAGACGCTGGAAAATTTCAA attGGTTTAGTCTGGTCTATTATTAAAACTTTATATGCTTCTAAAGCATCTTCACCTAGTCAAGATCCTAACACATCAAATAATCAGATCAATCAGAATCGGTCAGATGATCAGAGCAATGCCGGTCTTAGCAATGCTGGCAGCGGTACAAATTTAGTCAATTTTTCATCAAGAACCATCGGAACTTTAGGCGGAAGCGAATCCGGCTCCGGTGAAGGTACTACACTTTTGAATGCAGATCAGAGAAGTGTCAGGAGTGAACTTCAAAGCACTGCCCATAG TAATATAGTCGACGATGACTCTGAAGGCGAAGACGGAGGTTCGGAGCATCAATTTCACAACAGCGGCGTATTAGGATTCCCAACCCACAACATTCACATACCGAAGGGAAACTTGAACGAAAAGATCACAGAAATCGACG GTAAACGGCATTGGTTGACGGCACGGCATGCACATTACTTCGATGCTTCGGCACAAGACTGGACGCTTCAGGGCGAAGCCTTCACGCCGAGGGCCGCGTTGACAAATCCACCGCACATGCAAGACGTCCAGAGCACAAACAGCTCGTCGTTCGTCGACCCAGAACACTCTTTAGATTGCCCAGACGGACCGTCAGGGATCACCTTCGTAGCTAGCGTTTCCAACGATATCAACGGCCAAAATCTACACGGCGTGAAGAACGACTCTTCGGCGAACTTATCGAGTCATCACGGAGACTATTCGACGAGTCCTCAAAGTGCCAACATTACCACT GTGGAAGATCAGCCCTCAAGCATATTGACGGTGACTTCGTTACCAGTCATGCCGCTTTGGGATCCGACTATCACTGTTGTGGATACATTGAGAGTGCATGCGGAAATGGGAGACGTGCAAACGTCCGTCAGTGTTCTACTTGTGCTCGGTGACTTGAG gAATAGTCTGAGTGCATATCTTGACGAAGTTACCCAAGAGCATTGGCTCGTCGGATATTTAGATCTTTTAGCGAGGCATAAGTTATGGGATGTTTGTACGCTG GTTATACAAGGCGCTTGGATCAGTAATATAGCTCAATTAAATCAACAGTCAACGATCATCCACACGAGTTGTGGCAGCTGCGGAAAGCAACTGGCGCGGGTCGGCTGGCTCTGCGACAAGTGCAACTCTTCCGAGCCCGGACTATGCTCAGTGTGTCATCAG GTTGTGAAAGGTTTGTACGCGTGGTGCCAAGGTTGCTCTCACGGAGGCCATCTGGAGCACATGAGGAGTTGGATGGCCGAGCACAAGCAGTGTCCGGCCGGTTGCGGCCACCTGTGCGAGTACAGCTGA